In the genome of Rhopalosiphum padi isolate XX-2018 chromosome 1, ASM2088224v1, whole genome shotgun sequence, the window tatgaaattaattaatttaaaatgcatattgtacataaattacacagatttatattaatattgtattaattatttatttttgtgtacaaGGGGTGATAGGttggataattttatttaagcaataccttttattttatcatattattgtatgtacctatacatagccACGTAGGTATATCTTAATATTTGGTTGTGATAAAGTACCAGTTGcttgtataataacattatatagatattaggtactTTGAACTAGTGAAGATAATCtaattatcatatacatatcatgcattatcaaatatattgtgCTAATATGAGTTCTGTAATTTATTTTCGttgatttgatattttataattagattttaGACCTGGCGCACGTCGGATAAGgtcttttttaaatcatttataatataatttttaatattatattgtgctgaCCTGAAATAACATCGGAGATCGTTCGTTTAGATGTTCCAATGCGGTTGACCcacttatatatatgttatactatatagctgcttctaataaataaatatatgatactgtagtgtgtgtgtgtgtattgctATCACCTAAGAAGAAACTGTTCTGCTCGTATCATACACGTGACTTTGTCTCATTAACTAGGTACAGTGAACCCCGAGGGACCTAATTTATTGTTTCTTATAGTTATTTTTCCCTCGTACGTTGTTGTAGTCATTTGTTATATGGTAAACTAATAACATAACATAGTTAAGTTCatacatacatatgtataggcacaaactatacaataatattcctttcagttttattttcatGCGATTTTTAAGACCAAAGGtgctttttatttttggtttggttctataatgtatttagtgcgtatgttttaatgttatatactattaaCTAAGTGACTGTATATGCGAGATAAATAACAAAAGTGTTTTAATGGTGGGATAAATACAATTCGCGTATCGATATTCACTGAGATTATCCGAACAAGTACTCCTAGGTTCTGGAACCAATCACACACCGTGTACCTACCTATCCAATTCATTCATCTTTTTTCCCGCGATGGATGGTCAACGTTTAAGAGTAGTGTCGTAATAATAGGCGTGTTTTATGGAACTGCCGTGTTTTTCCTCGTGTGTGTCCTGTCTCTCCTCGAACCCCACATCCTATTTGACAGGattgcttattttttattttaacatcaaCTCGATTTTCCTTGAGCGACTTCGCACGCAGTGTCGGCATGCGCATACGGTTACTTTCACATCGCATTCCGATTGATTTTCGCACGACTCAAATACCAATGCACGCacacattatatgtattactatacatatatttatatacgctaAGGAATTCATGGTgccgattataataatatataaaggataatacaaatatccatttattttcATGTTTGTTTGTGTGGAATAATGTTCAGGCCATGTTATCCACAGATAgatgtgtaatataattaatattgataataaatatgaagtatgtaacactatattataaatgcacaataatataatatgccaaCAATGCAACGTgtgtaatatactttaaaataaccGAGCTGCAATTAATGCAacggttaaatatgtatgcatatatacaAATGCTATATATTGTCGATGAACAAAATATATCGTGTGATGGACGCGTTTAAtgatatttcaaaatctatgtTTCTatatcttacataatatacttacatacatacatacatatgttatacatacatacatacatattatacatagtacatcATAATCACATTATCGCTCATTAATTTATACACACCACCACTTTCAGTATATTCTGATTGCATACTTGACCTTCACCTCTAGTCttggatacataatataatgtaatcgaTTTTTGGACCGTGATGGAAACTATCGGCGTGAAAACTTTTACGAGTAATCATAATAAGAGTGCCGAGTTCAAtacttatagtaatttattatgtcaTGTTGTATTCAGATActtttaggtaggtatttagtatgtataataatattatacctttacaTTATAGACATTCTACGGATTTGGAACGTAATTTTCTCTACTATGAGTTTCTAGGGGGTGTGGCATACCTATATGGACGATAATTTAACGTTTTGCGAGTACTCGTCGTATTCACGTCAAAACAATAAGAAGTATAATATCgtccattaaaataataacaacggtGTCCGATACGTGGGCTGGGTCACGCGACTCTCGCACCGATGTCGCGTCGTGGAATAAATCAttgttaaatgaaaataataaagaaaaaaaggatTGTCATCCGTACTCGCCGCTGGTTCGTGTCAAAAACATTGTACGTATACGGTGTACACTAAAGAAATGGAAAACTTTGTTCCAACCcgatcgtcgttgtcgtcgatACGCTGCACTATGTTTAATATCACAGAAAGAACACACCGGAACGTGTGTACGCGCGATCGTGGTGACAGTCTATATAAAATACGTACATTTGACGCAAAACCTTGAAATTCGTCTATTTTCTTTGAAATATATTGTCCGTGAACCGTGACTACATTGATTTGTGTGTCCGAACACGTTGTTTTATAGGTGAATATGTTGCCGGCCGCATTGTACTAGTCGTCTCAAGGCGGTGTCCTGTGACGCTTTAACCTTctttttatcgaaaaatataatatacagtattattaggTCATAGGATTCCGATATAGAAATgcctattaattgtttttaattaccgCGCAGAGTGTATGGTATCTAcccaactttatttttatttttgtcaaacgAAATGTTCCAACGACCTTGTAAGAAATGATTGGTCCCGCAAACTTAGTCAACTGCAGAAGAAggatattattaataggtataggtCGTAATATGAGAACATAAATGAACTTGATAATATTTGAGTTCAAAatgtataagaatattatctctCTAAACATTGTTATAAGGTTATATCACTACGCGTTATTTTATTCAGCAGTTTACATCCAAAATTATATTCAGGTGTGTATGAATGGGTGTgtgtctttataataataataataatgataataatttatatgtggtGAAAAATCTTCTCAAGTTTCTGCAGTCACAAGGCACCATTTTGAGTAATTAGAAAGCCATCGCTGATTATTTCTATTTACGAATCCAGTACGGATGTTTAATCgaaatattgttgtattgttGTCATCCGCATACACTATACCTTTACCACCACCTATACCACCACGGCAATCACCGCCTACACCACACCTACGCTGTATTTATGCGACGTTCCGATCGCGGAACCGGTATTGGCACGCGCTCGCAATAACAAGTTACTTAGTAAGGATCTGCAAAAGTACGGGAGGGGTGTGCAGAAACTGGGAATCGTGATCTGTGTGCgatatgacatattattgtcTGTTTGCACGACAACGGACGCGTTAACTTGGAAAAGTCCGCgcataataatactatcataatatataagttggcTGTTGCCAAATTGAGAGTGCTTCACGCGAACGAACTGTTCTACACTTGCGTGATGAGAATATTGTAACTaactaatgatattatatagtattatgcacATATGTGTACAACGAAGGGTGATGATAATTATGTTGAGAGCTCTAGAAATAATAACTACTGAGTTTTATCGTCTTCGTGTGTACATATTATCTGTCCAACGGTAATGTATACAATTGTCtaccagtaaaatattataataatacaatattacatctaTCTATATATTCACGAACATTTCAAGCGATATTAttcgatattatacatttagtcGTAAACTTGGTATCCAGTTCGCGGCGGTTCTTTGTACCTATTACCACCCACACAAActgtattaactatatattcgTATTGTCGTTATAGTTCTTCCAAACCTCTGTTCTTAACCTTatttaacgttttaattttttggtttcAGGTGAAATGTGCGTGGAAAAGCCGTTGTGTAGTCTTTGGAAAAACTACACGTGCAATCAGAAACCGGACGTGCACATGAAGCTGACTATCACACAGTCGGGTCTGAAGGCGTTTACCAAGGAGCACGGGCTAACCGAGTACTGGAGCCACCGGGTCACCTATTGCCTGGCTTCACCGCAGTTCCCACGCATATTCTGTTGGGTGTACCGGCACGAGGGCCGCAAGCTCAAGCAGGAACTCCGATGCCACGCGGTCGTGTGCACCAAGGAGTCTGTAGCCAGGCAAATCGCGGGCCAACTGCGTGGGCGCCTGGCGCAGGCACTCAGCGAGTTCAAGCGGGACAAGATCAGCCGGCAGAACGCTAGACTATCATTGGCCAACAGCGTGTACGAGAACCCGTCACTGCCCCGGCGAAAGATCCTGTTATCCACCGGGTCGCATAATTACAGGCCACCGTTGGAGCGGTCCAAGTCGGCGCCGCGGCTCGTGTCCATCGAAGAGAGCTTGGAAGAGGATGACGAACCGACCGACTCCTGCGCGGCGTTTAGGAGGTGCCGGGCCGAGAACCGGTTGCGGACTGGCACGCTGCGCAACCGGTTGGGAGGACTTCATGGTTATAGGGAGACAGCTGCTGCCACTGCCGCAGCCATTACTGCCGCCACCGTCGCCGCCGCTACTAATTCCGCAACTGAGGGCACTACCGACGCCACTGGAATGGTGGGCGAGATCGAAAACCGCCTGGCCAAAAACCTGCAGCTCGAGGACGATGGATTAACCGATGATAACGCACAATCATCTCAAGACGTAGATTGTGATTCGGTTGAATCACTACCGTCTTACCGAGACGTCGTGCCCGAAGATCAAGAGTCCACTTCGTCCTCTTCGTCATCGACAATTTGTGTCGAGCAACAGCAGCATGAACTGCTTCCCAAATACAACGAGGTGATTGTCGACTGTCCACAAGGTCCGGAAGACGTGTGCTACAAATACAACAGCCTGGTCCGGGATCGGAAGAGGCTATTCGAAAGCATAGGTGGAGGTGTGGGTAAACGTCGTGATCAGTTCAAACGGATGAGCTCGGACTCGGAGCTGCTAGGCGCCTACAACAACCTGGTGAAAAATCGAAAGCTGTTGTTTGAAGGCTGTTGCCCAGACGACGATGGTGATGATGATTTGGACGTGGACGAGGAGGACTTGGATGAGGACAAAGACTGCGGATATCCGGATGACGAGTCCACACCTAGCCTACAGAGCATATCCAGTGGTGGGTCAGATGCGTGCAAGAAGATCGCCATGGACCTGGACTCGCTGTCAGAGGAGGACAGCGATGAGAGTGGTTACGTGGAGGCGCCGCCGTCACGTTGTCCTGCTGACGTGGCCGACCATGTCGACAAGGAAAAAGAAATGCACAGACGCAGCAATCATGCTGTGGCCGCCAGGAACGCTTCTACTCGACGGGTCGGCGCGTAAAAACCACCCTCTTAATACCATGTGAaaaagactttttttttaaattttattattgattttatcattttgaacGCGTCGGTAGTGTATGGCCACTGTGTGTCTAGTGTGCACACCAATACGATACGATACATAATAACGAcatgaaatatgttattattatattattatatagtatatatcaactattattgttattattattgttgttgctaTTCCAAACGTGTGTGACCCCGGCGTGGGCGTGCGTTAGCTGAACAAGAAACAAGGACGTCGAGAATGAACGAGCGCAAAGCgttagtagaaaaaaaaaattaaaatacctactacGAGAACAAGCAACTCCGTCGTCGTCATAGCAGTTGTTTTTGCGTGGAAGAAATAATCGTTACAATACTGCGGATAACTCATCGTGAAAAGCATTGCCTGCGGACAAAAACTTGTTTTttccatcattattattattactattacttttaacattgtaaaaaaaaccaaccagttataacgtatttatttcatctttttcgtttgaaatttaatataccaTGGCTTTTTGTCGTCGTTTGCCACTCGCTCCCGCACGTCACGCTATTGTATAAcactagaataataataataacaacaataatagtatcATAGATAATTATTACGTTGTGTGTacgttcatattttattacgtgTAAATATCACAAATCGACCTAGTCAAGCAATCGTATTATTAGGGATTAGTATTTTTAGGTTGCAAATCATATGtttcatagtttaatattatgtatatgtatatatgtatatgtgtgtgtgtgtgtttatgtgTTGTTAGGAGAAAAAAAAGGATAGAGCAACAGGACTGCAAGAGCAGAAGTGTTTGGTTGGGCCTTTGTAGACCAGGCCCAAGTTGGCATTTTATTGTCTTGGACGAGAAAGTAAAACATCGTATATACCAAGTAAGGTGCTAGCTATAATTTATCGAATTAgacttttgattatattatattgagcgGTAGATTCTGTTTAGATAGAGGTGTGGTCCAACCccatacctattaaattataatatatcaattatattactcTCACATTTTATCATCGTGTACTTTGTTTTATACCTGTTCGAACAAAATACGtctcttaaacatttttaatcaacttAGTTTGACAAACGACGcgtttcatattttttctattttctccgaaaattcattattataaaatgtcaacCGACGTTCCTATTGCCTTTTTTTaatggtagatttttattttaatgaaaatcagAGTCGAACAAAAATTGCTTAACACTCCGTTTGTACGAGTATACTATTAgcgtagatataatattttatatactaggtAAGTTCTATTTCGTTGTGTGAATTCTACTTTTACCAACCTGATTgtcgtgataaaataatataatatgtattaaattgaaaataaaataaagccgtttattatgtattacaggTGTAtcgtagataataaaataattacaaattgtttGAACCcaattcaatattatgatatgtgatGTACTGATGTGTCTAGATAGAATAAGTACGAAAATAGAAATGTTAAACTATTAGGTAATGTAGAtatcacataaatacatatatatgttacgtaagtataatattatattgctgcgCAAtgttaattaagaaaattatctgaTTATTTAGacttgtttgaaatattatcgCGTTCGTTAATgaacttgaaaaataattatttaatgtttttattttatcatattatatactaccaaAATGAAATTTGTACGTTAGATTATTACGTATTACCTATAATACGTATCtgtgtgtgtgtacctataGAGTAACcgtgtaatatttataacgattattattttgtaaaactcatcattattatttgcatttgtattgtattttattttattttattattattattttttttattttttttttttttgatagttgaattaaattgttattaaaaaagaacaagttggttgtaatattttatcatcctTTTTGACGTTTTGCCGTCGGTCcatattgacaattattatactattattgctattattatcgTCCGGCTGTCGTTGTTTGTCGTCGTGGGCTAAAATTTAATACTacgcaaaattataataatgttattatgcataatatcgtaaaaaatatcGTCTCGGAAACCGCAACGATTCGACAATGGATCGATATCGAATAACCCGATGACTACGACTGGGGCGTGGATTTCGTACGCTATATGATATGCATTTCcgaacgtaatattattaccatatttttCCGACGAAACACACGTCGGAGGGCtaataatacgaaataatacATCGTAATGAACTACACCTTTGTGGGTTTGCGCGTATTCGTCGTATACCTAACTCTAGGACATTGTTTTGCAATCGCACGCGCGGCGCCGCTCTGACAGAATAACAAGTCCGtctatttcatgtaataattatatctacttaaaatgatattatattattctagggataagaattataatatgtcttaaaaatattgttttgtgcatttgttatagaaaaaaaagaacTCAAGAagatatgcattaaaaaaataaaatacgctgGCCATAGATATTATTAGGTGCGacgaaatcaatattaaaacatgaCGCGTAATATTCAACATATCGAGATCCGGcgggcataataatatactataatataatattattcgcacATAATATAATCCTCGTCGTGATGATAAGTACTCCACTgctatgtgtattgtgtatatgaaaataataatttacatatatgattttattaattgtaatccGTTTGGGTGCAATTCATCGTGGAAATGAATTGCGAAATACACAGTGTCCGTCGACGTTGTAAATTAACGGAATCCGAATCGAAACAATCCGAAAAATCtggtaatatatacctatacacgtgCAGATTCAGCTATGCTGTAGTTGTGAgcataatctataaaatattttatatttagtgggCTTGGTACAGTGATGGTGGGAAAAGTTCTCGTgggaaactatataatatataattttattttataatactataatatcatacacgAGTTGAATTTTCGACACGTGTGTGTAAATGTCCTAATTTTTCGTGGCGCTGACGCGTAGTATATTGGGTATAGGGGTTGGGCCAAGTAGATACCCAAAGATGTTTTCTGCCACTGCTGTTGCGTGTACTAAACTAATGAGCTCTTTGGCGCCACTGCAGTAAATACATACCTATGAGGTGTCTCGTCGTGCTAATGCTTTTTGAAAAATTACGAGCGAGACGACGTGTGacgtgaataattataattatacttccTCACGAGATCTATTTGTTGTGCTAAaactctaaattaaaaattaaaatattattataatatttgtttagttaaaAATCTAAGATAACTCAACTTTA includes:
- the LOC132922545 gene encoding uncharacterized protein LOC132922545 — encoded protein: MKHESQHPELISNGKGKPFKKSISLSALGLGKLWRRRSVTITEYDPCYKVVYLGNVLTGIAKGEMCVEKPLCSLWKNYTCNQKPDVHMKLTITQSGLKAFTKEHGLTEYWSHRVTYCLASPQFPRIFCWVYRHEGRKLKQELRCHAVVCTKESVARQIAGQLRGRLAQALSEFKRDKISRQNARLSLANSVYENPSLPRRKILLSTGSHNYRPPLERSKSAPRLVSIEESLEEDDEPTDSCAAFRRCRAENRLRTGTLRNRLGGLHGYRETAAATAAAITAATVAAATNSATEGTTDATGMVGEIENRLAKNLQLEDDGLTDDNAQSSQDVDCDSVESLPSYRDVVPEDQESTSSSSSSTICVEQQQHELLPKYNEVIVDCPQGPEDVCYKYNSLVRDRKRLFESIGGGVGKRRDQFKRMSSDSELLGAYNNLVKNRKLLFEGCCPDDDGDDDLDVDEEDLDEDKDCGYPDDESTPSLQSISSGGSDACKKIAMDLDSLSEEDSDESGYVEAPPSRCPADVADHVDKEKEMHRRSNHAVAARNASTRRVGA